TATCCTTACTCCATCTTTTTTTAAAATAATGAATGGTTTAATAAGATTCTTCAGAGCGGTTTGTGAGAAGTCGTAATTACTGGAAACAATAGGAAAGTTTGCTTCACGAACAACTTTTTCAAGTATTTCTAATCCATAATCAAACTCATGATTGCCTAATGTGGCGGCATCGTATCCCATGAGATTCATAGCTTTAACCTCAACTTCCCCCTTAAAAAGGTTGAAGTAGGGTGTGCCCTGAAGAAAGTCTCCAGCATCAAAAAGTAGTACATTCTTGTTTTCTTTCCTTATCTGATCTATTAATTCTGCACGTCTGACAACACCACTCTTACCAGGGGATGTCCTGTCAGTTTCAGGAAGTGGTTCAATCCGGCTGTGAGTATCGTTTGTGTGAAGTATCACCAGGTTTTTTTGAGAGTAAGCGTTGCAGCTTATGGTTAACAGTAAGCAAATTATATAATATTGTATATTAGTTTTCATATTTTTCCTGTTTATTCAATTACCTCAATACGACCATCAAGAACTGATTTAATCTCATTTCCCTGACGTGTTTGTTCTCTTACCCAATCAATCATAATATCTCGTAATGTAACTCCTGTATCGGTTGTTGATACTGCATCGAGGAAGGCACTCATATTATCGTTACCTCCTGCAAGATAATCAAGTGTTACTATTTTGTAAATCTTATCATTATCAATTGGTTTGCCATCAACTGTGACACTTTTTACTTTGCTGTTTTCAATTTTAAGTTTAACATTAGATGAGATGCCTGCACCTCCGATTCTTGCATATGCATCAAACATTCTCTTCAGGTCTACTCCCTTTAACTCAAGAAATGTAATAGTATTGTCGAATGAGTATATTTCATATAGGTTACCTACTGTAATAGCTCCTTTGGGCATGTTGGCCCTGTGACCGTGAACGTTCATCACTCCAATATCTGCACCACCGGGAAGATGTTCATCGCCATACTTTTTCATTACATCAGAAGTGAAATTTGTAAGCAAACTTTCGGGTCGCTTGTAGTCCATTTGTTCAAATGAATTTCCTATGACTTCATTCATCTCCAGATCCAGGTCGGTTTTGTATGTGTTGACCAGGTTGTGCATTTTTGAATTTGACTGATTGTCAAATGTTGAGTCAACCTCTATTAAGGTGCCATTAATTTCTGCTATTTGATATTGTGATTTGCATGATAGCAGAGAGATTGCCAGGAAGACAATCCATATTGTCTTGATATTCATTCGATTTATTTCTATTTTGGTGTATGAAATTTCAAAAATACGTTTTTTTCTCTATTGTATCAAGAGCAAAAATAGAATAAACATTAAATATTGTTTTAGATGGAAATTAAAATAAAAATTGCTACCTTTGCAACCGCTTTGCTCAATCTCTGTCGAAATTAATTCGTTATATTGGGTTTAAACAGGGTTAATTATTAACATAAAGCATTGAAAACGATGGACTTAATAAAAGTAGCGGAAGAAGCTTTCGCAAAAGAAAAGAAAGAATTCCCAAAATTTAAAAGTGGTGATACGATTACAGTAGCTTATCGTATTGCAGAGGGTAACAAGGAGCGTATTCAGCAATATCGCGGAGTTGTAATTAAAATATCAGGTCAGGGTGAAAATAAACGTTTCACCGTTAGAAAAATGTCTGACAATATTGGGGTAGAACGTATTTTCCCAATTAACTCACCTTTTATTGACAGTATTACTCTTAACAGTCAAGGTAAAGTTCGCAGAACTAAACTTTACTATCTTCGTAGCTTACGTGGTAAAGCTGCACGTATTAAGAAAAAAGGTTATTAATACTCCGCTTACTAACGAAATAAAAATGCTCCGGTTTCTCGGAGCTTTTTTTATGCTTCTTTTTAAACAGAGAAATTTTATTGTTTAACTTTACCGCCGACACAATCATACTATTAATCAATCAAAATATGCTGCATAAGACAGAGGGAATAGTACTTGGATCTTCAAAATATAGTGACCGATATTCAATTGTAAGAATATTTACTCGTAATTTTGGGACTGTGTCTTACCTGTTACCTCTATCGAATAGTAAAAAAGCAAAAATAAAAACATCTCTTTTCTTCCCTCTTTCAGTACTTAATCTTGAAGTTGAGCATATACCCCTGCGCGATGTACACAAATTGAAAGATGCAGAGAGACAGTTCCCTTTGTATGATATTTGCAATAATATGATTAAAGTGTCACTTGCTTTTTTTCTCTCTGAGTTTTTAATGCGTGTTCTTAAAGAATCGGATAATAATGAATTAACTTTTGATTATATAAAGAATTCTGTGGAAGCGCTTGAGGCTGCAAAAAAAGGTGTTGCAAATTTTCATATTGCATTTATAATAGGTTTGACTCGTTTTACAGGTATTTATCCAAATTGGGAAAACTTGTATAATTATGGCTATTTTGATCTGATTAATGGAGAGTTTATAAGTAGTGCGCCTTCTCATAAACACTATCTTAATAGAATGCAGTGTTCTTACTTAGTCCATTTGCAACGTATGAACTATGGGAATATGCACCTGTTTAAGCTGTCTCGAGAGAACAGAAATATGATATTGGATTATCTGATTGAATACTACAGATTACATTTATATGAGTTCCCAAAGCTTAAATCTCTGGAAATATTACGAGAAATGGTTTGATAGAACGGGTAAGATATTATCTATTTGTACGCTTGGTAAATTATTGTTCTTCCTGTAGTGTGAATCTTAAAACTGTCAGAAAGTGATTCATTTAATGATCCTTCCCACCAATTATTCAGCGCTCTGTTCATTAGAGGGTATTTAAGGTTTTCTGTAGTTAATTGTACTTTATCGATAGAAAAAATAGAAACTTTCTCTCCTTTGTAGCTGTTAAATTTTGTAGTTGAATTTATAGGTGTAAAAATTCCCCAATTTGTTACCATAATGATATTAACATCAGAAATATAATCAGCCAGTAATGAAATATTGCCTAAAGTGTGATCCTCCCGCTTGCCGGTACCTCCAACAATAACTATATCTTTTTTACCCCTTTCTATACAAAACTGAACTGACTTAGTGAGGTCATTAGTTTCCTGATCACTGTTCGGATGTATTATGTCTGAATAAAGATCCCTGTTCTCATTAGAGATAGAGTCACAATCACCTACAATAGCATCTGGTTTTCCTCCCTTTTCTATAAACTCGTTTGCCGCTCCATCACTGCAAACAATATATGTTGCACTTTCTATACATGAGAGTGGTAAGGGGTGAGTTGGGAACCGACCGTTTGCAATTATTACTGTTGAAATACTGCTTAGAAGATTTTTCATTTGTGAATCTTTATCATGCAAAGATAATCACCTTCTATATATAAATGAAAAAGAGAGACTCAAAAAAGAGTCCCTCTTCTGTAATCATTTTTATCAATACAAATTAATCTTCCATGTTTTCTATTAATGCAATAGATTTTGGAAATAAAATATTGTTTTCGAGGTGAATGTGCCTGTGCAGATCCTCTTCAAATTCCTGAAGTAAACTTAATGTTACTCTGTAAGTATTGCATGCATCAGCAGGAGGATTATAGTTGTCGGTGAGTTCACTGATAGTTCTGAATCTTTCTCCTTCAACATTATGATCATCTTCCATAAGGGCAATATATTCAGCTGCATCTCCCATCTTTGCAACAGGTTTTTTACCTCCCGATATCTGTGCTTTAACCACTTGTCTGATATATGGGAATAACATTAACTCCTCTTTTCTGAGATGAGCTGTGAGATCTCCTGCAGACTCTTTAAATAAACGTTCTACTTCATAGAGTTCAGGGTGCATG
This window of the Lascolabacillus massiliensis genome carries:
- a CDS encoding bifunctional metallophosphatase/5'-nucleotidase, which gives rise to MKTNIQYYIICLLLTISCNAYSQKNLVILHTNDTHSRIEPLPETDRTSPGKSGVVRRAELIDQIRKENKNVLLFDAGDFLQGTPYFNLFKGEVEVKAMNLMGYDAATLGNHEFDYGLEILEKVVREANFPIVSSNYDFSQTALKNLIKPFIILKKDGVRIGVIGINIQPRGLIAAGNYEGMKYLDPVKTANEIAELLTTKYKCDMIVCLSHLGYNADLNLAESTKGIDLIVGGHSHTYMKEPATRKNLDNKEVTIFQTNGRGVYVGRLDIELKKVKGNKR
- a CDS encoding 5'-nucleotidase C-terminal domain-containing protein, producing the protein MNIKTIWIVFLAISLLSCKSQYQIAEINGTLIEVDSTFDNQSNSKMHNLVNTYKTDLDLEMNEVIGNSFEQMDYKRPESLLTNFTSDVMKKYGDEHLPGGADIGVMNVHGHRANMPKGAITVGNLYEIYSFDNTITFLELKGVDLKRMFDAYARIGGAGISSNVKLKIENSKVKSVTVDGKPIDNDKIYKIVTLDYLAGGNDNMSAFLDAVSTTDTGVTLRDIMIDWVREQTRQGNEIKSVLDGRIEVIE
- the rplS gene encoding 50S ribosomal protein L19, with translation MDLIKVAEEAFAKEKKEFPKFKSGDTITVAYRIAEGNKERIQQYRGVVIKISGQGENKRFTVRKMSDNIGVERIFPINSPFIDSITLNSQGKVRRTKLYYLRSLRGKAARIKKKGY
- the recO gene encoding DNA repair protein RecO; its protein translation is MLHKTEGIVLGSSKYSDRYSIVRIFTRNFGTVSYLLPLSNSKKAKIKTSLFFPLSVLNLEVEHIPLRDVHKLKDAERQFPLYDICNNMIKVSLAFFLSEFLMRVLKESDNNELTFDYIKNSVEALEAAKKGVANFHIAFIIGLTRFTGIYPNWENLYNYGYFDLINGEFISSAPSHKHYLNRMQCSYLVHLQRMNYGNMHLFKLSRENRNMILDYLIEYYRLHLYEFPKLKSLEILREMV
- a CDS encoding thiamine diphosphokinase, with the translated sequence MKNLLSSISTVIIANGRFPTHPLPLSCIESATYIVCSDGAANEFIEKGGKPDAIVGDCDSISNENRDLYSDIIHPNSDQETNDLTKSVQFCIERGKKDIVIVGGTGKREDHTLGNISLLADYISDVNIIMVTNWGIFTPINSTTKFNSYKGEKVSIFSIDKVQLTTENLKYPLMNRALNNWWEGSLNESLSDSFKIHTTGRTIIYQAYK
- the ric gene encoding iron-sulfur cluster repair di-iron protein: MEINNQSIIGKIVAENYKAASVFKKYKIDFCCNGNRTIADASKKNQIDEETLINELNDVTSEKNQGDIDFKSFPLDLLSDYIEKTHHRYIDSKIPEITPYLEKIVNVHGNMHPELYEVERLFKESAGDLTAHLRKEELMLFPYIRQVVKAQISGGKKPVAKMGDAAEYIALMEDDHNVEGERFRTISELTDNYNPPADACNTYRVTLSLLQEFEEDLHRHIHLENNILFPKSIALIENMED